The following proteins are co-located in the Sesamum indicum cultivar Zhongzhi No. 13 unplaced genomic scaffold, S_indicum_v1.0 scaffold00385, whole genome shotgun sequence genome:
- the LOC105180183 gene encoding putative disease resistance protein At1g59780, translating into MAEGMISSEDKGRGESLRDVAERYLFELANRCMVQVEIDEPPLYNRFKSCRLHDMIRDLCLSKGKRKGFLEVMDREMGGGDSSICKTNRLAIHAVGVDNDLSQRIGENKNIRSFVFKGYQFENWKLPKGIAKWKLLKLLSLENSIVKELPPSICKLPCLQTLNVKNIMRLPNCIYKMKRLRHLFMKDDHERVGGEKLKFEGLNELEMVDDIWVGDVVDDISHLLKLPKMDMDVNTNREDGSTLFRRLLVGTRIEEDSMEILEKLPMLSVLSLWSNPYVGREMVVEFNGVEMEKVAMLNRSSLLIAECSKLKMIPDESEFINTIQELRIISMPEEFVKR; encoded by the exons ATGGCTGAAGGAATGATTTCTTCAGAAGACAAGGGAAGGGGAGAAAGTTTGAGAGATGTGGCAGAACGGTATTTATTTGAGCTAGCAAATAGGTGTATGGTTCAAGTGGAAATAGATGAGCCGCCGCTGTATAATAGGTTTAAGTCATGCCGGCTTCATGATATGATTAGAGATCTATGTTTGtcaaaagggaaaagaaaaggatttcTGGAGGTTATGGATAGAGAGATGGGAGGAGGAGACTCTTCCATTTGCAAAACAAATAGATTGGCTATTCATGCGGTGGGAGTGGATAACGATCTTAGTCAAAGGATTGGGGAAAATAAGAACATAAGATCTTTTGTATTCAAAGGTTATCAATTTGAGAATTGGAAATTGCCCAAAGGAATCGCAAAATGGAAGCTGTTGAAGCTATTGAGTCTCGAAAATAGTATTGTGAAAGAATTGCCACCATCTATATGCAAGCTACCTTGTTTGCAGACAttgaatgtgaaaaatataatgagattacCTAATTGCATATACAAAATGAAGCGCTTGAGGCATCTATTTATGAAAGATGATCATGAGAGGGTTGGAGgcgaaaaattgaaatttgaagggTTGAATGAATTGGAGATGGTTGATGATATCTGGGTTGGTGATGTGGTTGATGATATCAGTCATCTTCTTAAATTGCCCAAGATGGACATGGATGTCAATACGAATCGGGAAGATGGCTCAACTCTTTTCAGGAGGTTG CTTGTGGGTACAAGGATTGAGGAAGACTCAATGGAAATACTAGAGAAGCTTCCCATGTTAAGTGTTCTTAGCTTGTGGAGCAATCCATATGTGGGCAGAGAGATG GTTGTTGAATTTAATGGGGTGGAGATGGAGAAAGTAGCAATGCTCAACCGCTCCAGTCTACTTATTgcagaatgcagtaaattgaAGATGATTCCAGATGAATCGGAATTCATTAATACTATCCAAGAACTGAGAATTATATCGATGCCAGAAGAGTTCGTGAAGAGG